GGACTCAAGCCGGACATCACGCCATATCCGAAAAGTGCTAAGAGCGCCGATTTAGGCATGTTCGCAGCATGTCCGGTTAGCGGGTGATCTCGGAAATGCCGGACACTATCCGGAATTGCCCATCGCCCGGAAACAAAAGCTCCGGTTTTGCATGATTGCGTTGCCCTGAGCCCCGACCTGCCCGGTAGACATTTGCGGGGGGTGACGGCATCCTGCGCCTCGAAATTCGAAGAAACGCGCGCGATATTCCGCGCAGAGGAAACCGAGGGCAGACCATGTTGAAAACGCGATTTACCGAGCTCGTCGGCGTCGAACACCCGATCGTGCAGGGCGGCATGCAGTGGGTGGGACGCGCCGAGCTGGTGGCGGCGGTCGCCAATGCCGGCGCGCTCGGCCTAATTACGGCGCTGACGCAGCCGACGCCGGAAGACCTCACCAAGGAAATCGCGCGCTGCCGCAACCTCACCGACAAGCCGTTCGGCGTCAATCTCACCATTCTGCCCTCGATCAAGCCGCCGCCTTATGCGGAATACCGGCAGGCCATCATCGAGAGCGGCATCAAGATCGTCGAGACCGCCGGCAACAAGCCGCAGGAGCATGTCACCGAATTCAAGAAGCACGGCGTGATCGTGCTGCACAAATGCACCAGCGTCCGCCACGCGCTGTCGGCGGAGCGCATGGGCGTCGACGCGATCTCGATCGACGGCTTTGAGTGCGCCGGGCATCCCGGCGAGGACGACACACCCGGCCTGATCCTGATTCCGGCGGCCGCCGACAAGGTCAAGATTCCAATGATCGCCTCCGGCGGCTTCGCCGACGGCCGCGGCCTGATCGCAGCGCTCGCGCTCGGCGCCGAAGGCATCAACATGGGCACCCGCTTCATGTGCACCAAGGAAAGCCCGATTCATCAGCTGGTGAAGGAACGCATCGTCGCCAACGACGAACGCGAGACCGAGCTGATCTTCCGCACCATGCGCAATACCTCCCGCGTCGCCAAGAACGCGATCAGCACCAAGGTGGTCGAAATGGAAAAAGCAGGCGCGAAATTCGAGGACGTCCGCGAACTCGTCGCCGGCGCCCGCGGCAAGATGGTCTACGCGTCAGGCGACGCCGATGAAGGTATCTGGTCGGCCGGACAGGTGCAGGGGCTGATCCACGACATCCCGACCTGCGCCGAACTGGTATCGCGCATCATGCGTGAGGCGGAAGCCATCATCCAGACCCGGCTCGAAGGCATGATGTCTGGCGCCCGCCGTCAGGCCGCCGAATAACTGCCTCGAACGACAGAGAACGATTGCATGAAGGCCTATGTCTACGGCGCCAATGGCGCCGCCATCACCGATGTCGCCAGGCCGTCGCCGAAAGGCGCGCAGGTGCTGGTTCGCGTGCGCGCCTGCGGCCTCAACCGCGCCGACCTCGGCATGACCAAGGGCCACGTCCATGGCGCCGCCGGCGGCGTCGGCACCGTGCTCGGCATGGAATGGGCGGGCGAGATCGCCGAACTCGGCCCCGACGCCCAGGGCGTCAGTGTCGGCGACCGGGTGATGGGCTCCGGCGCCGCCGCGTTTGCGGAGTATGCGCTCGCCGACCATCGCCGGCTGTTTCACATTCCGGCCAGGGCCAACATGAGCTTCGAGGACGCAGCCACCCTGCCCGTCGCGCTCACCACCATGCACAATGCGGTCGTGACCAACGGCGCCCTGCAGCCCGGCCAGACCGTGCTGATCCAGGGCGCCAGTTCCGGCGTCGGCCTGATGGCGCTGCAGATCGCCAGGCTCAAGGGCGCGAAAACCGTGATCGGCTCATCGACCGACGCGACGCGACGCGGCCGGCTGAAGGATTTCGGCGCCGACCTCGCGGTGGATTCCAGCGATCCCGGCTGGGTCGATCAGGTGTTGAAGGCGACCGGCGGCGAAGGCGTCGATCTGATCGTCGACCAGATCTCCGGCAAAGTCGCCAGCCAGAATCTCGCCGCCACCAAAATCAAGGGCCGCATCGTCAATGTCGGCCGGCTCGGCGGCACCCATGCCGATTTCAACTTCGACCTCCATGCCGCGCGCCGCATCCATTATATCGGCGTCACCTTCCGCACCCGCTCGATCGAGGAAATCCGCGAGATTTTCGATGAAGTCCGCAAGGACCTCTGGCCCGCAGTAGAGTGGCGAAAACTGCAATTGCCGATCGACAAGGTGTTCGCCTTCGACGATATCGGCAAGGCGTTCGAACACATGGAA
The genomic region above belongs to Bradyrhizobium sediminis and contains:
- a CDS encoding NAD(P)H-dependent flavin oxidoreductase, producing the protein MLKTRFTELVGVEHPIVQGGMQWVGRAELVAAVANAGALGLITALTQPTPEDLTKEIARCRNLTDKPFGVNLTILPSIKPPPYAEYRQAIIESGIKIVETAGNKPQEHVTEFKKHGVIVLHKCTSVRHALSAERMGVDAISIDGFECAGHPGEDDTPGLILIPAAADKVKIPMIASGGFADGRGLIAALALGAEGINMGTRFMCTKESPIHQLVKERIVANDERETELIFRTMRNTSRVAKNAISTKVVEMEKAGAKFEDVRELVAGARGKMVYASGDADEGIWSAGQVQGLIHDIPTCAELVSRIMREAEAIIQTRLEGMMSGARRQAAE
- a CDS encoding zinc-binding dehydrogenase — translated: MKAYVYGANGAAITDVARPSPKGAQVLVRVRACGLNRADLGMTKGHVHGAAGGVGTVLGMEWAGEIAELGPDAQGVSVGDRVMGSGAAAFAEYALADHRRLFHIPARANMSFEDAATLPVALTTMHNAVVTNGALQPGQTVLIQGASSGVGLMALQIARLKGAKTVIGSSTDATRRGRLKDFGADLAVDSSDPGWVDQVLKATGGEGVDLIVDQISGKVASQNLAATKIKGRIVNVGRLGGTHADFNFDLHAARRIHYIGVTFRTRSIEEIREIFDEVRKDLWPAVEWRKLQLPIDKVFAFDDIGKAFEHMEANRHLGKIVVTL